The following DNA comes from Athene noctua chromosome 1, bAthNoc1.hap1.1, whole genome shotgun sequence.
TTGTCAGCAGATCAAAAGCATCCTGCGATAGCCTGGCTTCCCGCAGTCTCCGCAGTCTCTGATGTACACAGCCTGCAAGCTGCGAGAGGGCTGATTGCCTGAGCAACCTACTCCCCTGCCTTCCCTGAAAAGCCTCTAGCATCCACATGACTCAGCACCTACTACATGTATATACGTACACAGATATAGTAAGTAAACACACTGTGTctatgcatatgcacacacagcCAATGTGCTTGTGTACCTGGGATTTTGATGCACGGACACCCACACAGTGTGGTAGTGGCATCCCATCACAAGGAGCCAGGACCAAAGCCCAGCCTGGAAACATGGCAAACATGACAATTAGCAGCATCGGCACAAGCAGCAGGATGGGAAAGCCATAGCTGTTCGTACGCTGCCCTGGctccagggcaggagctgccgtgcCATGCATGGCACCAAATGTGGGTGCTGGCCCCTGGAGCTTTCCAGCCAACTGTGAACGAGAGCCATCAGAGGGGACTGACACTTCTGCCACCAGCCATGTCCCCGCGTCCAGTGCAGCTCAGTAGATCCTAGTGAGTTCACGTGTGTGTGACCCCAGTATGTGTCCATTCATATTTTACAGTAGCATATGTATTTTTGCATGTGTATCTATAGAATCAGAGacgggtttgggttggaagggacctctaaaggccatctagtccaaccgcccTGCAGTTGAGCCTGTGTCTGCAGCTTTCTGAGTAGCTGGTGTTCAGAGTGCTGGCAACTGTACCACCCAGATCAGGGTAGTTTTATTGCCAATAACAAAAACTGGAGTTGTCTAACACAGTGAGGAAAGCCCAAATAGCACTGACGTTGCCTTCATTTTGCAGAAAGAGTGGGAAGGCAAATGCAACCACAAGACTTGCCCGTAACACGGAAAACACAGTGTCACGTTCACAGAGAATTTACATAGTGATCAATTTATGTACCACCTGTTTGCCTGATATTATCACCATTTCCATTTATAGCTAGATGGAAAATAGATTTTGCCTACATTTTCAtatcttttctttccagaaaggctTTGAGGAAGTATGTAAGAGATATCCTTGCAAAATAAATGATTACAGCAAAAGATGGGCCTTAGTTCCCTTGAAAGATGACCTGATCTCACCTAGCTGTGTAGAAACTGGAGTCAACAGAGAGGCCCAAGCATGCTTGGACGGATCACCTGACCCAAAATAGACATTTGAATCTTTTGCTCCTCTTCTCAGCTAGCTCCACTAGCCAAGTGGAGCACCTCTTCTCATGCTAGCAGATGTCAGAAGGAGGTCAAGTGAGCTGCTTCTTGCTATAGAGGACAGAAAGTCACCAGGGGGTACTCGTCCAACTTGGAAGAACTGCAAGGTGGACACATAGGGTTGGAGAGCCACCTCCCACAGATGATGGTCTCCATAAACAGGTCTCAGACCTCAGAGAGACCAGACTGGCTAGAGAGCAGGGACTGTGGTGGTGGTAAGGCATCTCCTCCTCTGTACCAGGTAACAGTCGTGGCAGCGTGAGCCTTTGCTGACACCAGCAATGCAGAAGAGCTCTGTAACTCCAGGCCACAGGGGTTACCCCTCTCCTCCTGAGTTGCCACCATCCCTTGGCGGGCTGAATTGATGGGACAGAGGGGTGGTCAGTCACCACCAAGAATGGGCGGCTGACGATGAGCTATGGAGAGAGAGGGTGGCAGAGAAGCATGGGGTGAAGAAGGGTTTGGAGTGTGTTACAGTCATTtgagaaggaggggagggaaggaatgtAAGTGTTGTACTGCCAATAAGGTGTCTCAGCAGGTATAGGTTAGGAGGTTAGACTATATTTTTTGAATTAGTTATTCTAACCAGTGAGAACATTTATCCACTAATCATCACGCAATAAATATGTTCATTAATAATCTTTCATGtctaaaattaactttaaaaatgttaaaaaaagtaTGCTATTTTGATAGTGTGAATGGTCAGATGCCAAGGAGAGCAGCCATGCACAAGTGCCTCTGCCCCTTCGGGCAGCAACAAAACCCCCCAGCCTTGGTGTGGTACAAAGGCAGGTGGCTTTCTGCAGCTGCATTTGCAAACAGCTCTGCAAACCCTCTTCTCACATAGTGAGGAGTCTCTGACCCTCCCAAAGGAGTCATAAAATACAGCTTTGTCCACCCTGCATGCAATAATCAAACAGGCTTAAGAGCTTAACCACTCAGAGGGCAGCAACGTTAAAAAAGATTGCACCGGCCTGTTTGCCTATCTCAGTCCACTTCTCTAATCAAAACTGCTCCTCAGTACGGACTTGCAGGGGCACATTGTTAGTGGCAGAGGCAGAAAATTGAACTTGCTAATAGAGAGGGAGTTGTTAAATGGGGATCCTTGTGAGGCCGTGCCCAGGGTGATTAGAAGCTCGCACAAAGAGCCCAGTGCTGCTCCTCTTGCTCTGCTCACTGGCCAGCTGCCAAGCCATGGAGCACTGGGATCATGCACCAGGCAAAGAAGATGGGACCAAACAGATTTCATCCTTTTAGGCTGTTTTATTAAACAAAGCCAAGcgaaacaaaaccaaccccactGTCAATACACCAGCTCCTCATTTACGCAAGACCCCTTTCCACAGCTCTGGGAGAACAAAAAGGCTGAAGTGTAAATGAGATCAGTGTTGGGAGCGTTATGCACATGAATATTTATCAAGGAAGACCAGACTGAGGCCAATTTGCTGCCCTCTTGAAGCAGTGGGAGCTCAGTCATCAACAAATGGGCGGCAAAGGGTAGGCAAAGAGGCTGGTCCATGCCTTTGCGCTTTGCGTGGGCAGGGGCATGTGGGATGCTGGCAAAAGGCTTTATGTCTATGATTGAGGATATCTGTGGGAGCCATCAGTCAGGAACAACGCTGAGAGGATCCTGGCTTTTGGGACAAAAGCTAAGTCCAACGCAGTTATGAAGCAAGCATACAATGTCCCTTCCAGTCATGCAATCAGCTTGcagtttagggaaaaaagaaTTAACTGGAAGTTGTTACCATTCCTTGGGCATGCCAAGTGCTCACAGTAAAtctttttcctgaaggaaaaagcaAGGTTAAATCAAACTACAAAGCCCATCAAGCATGAGATTTACAGCAATCTAAAAGGGTTACGGGTTCATTTCTTAAACAGTTGAATTATGGCTGCTTCTGGGTATCAATATATTAAGCACGCTGACCCTCTCAGTGCTCCGGGGAGCTAGGGTATGAGCAGCAACGGAGAGATTGCGCTGGTTATTGTTTTTATGTGCATTTCAAAGTCACTTCCAAAAAAGAAGATGAGATAGTAGTTGAGTATTCCGGCCACAGACATGAGGAACAGGAACAAAATGATGCGTTTTCCAAACAAGTAACCAGGAGTACTAAGGagacagaaagaagaggaagcaATTAGTTAACATACGTCACCTCATGCAAGACATCCTCAGATTTTGGACTCTGTGTAGAGACCAGATGAAAGACCTCAGGGGCTGAGACAGAAGGGCCAAATTTCTGCTCTGTCTTGCATTGCAAGGCAGCTGCGAGCTCTTAAATGCTATTTTCAGGATCCATTTGGGTCTGGATTTGGCCTCCTGTGCTCAGCTTAGGCTGCTGCTCACAAATGTGGCTATTCATAGGGACTTGTAGGTCTTCTCAGCCATCACAAGCTGTGGGAAAAGATTGTTCCACATGTGCATAAagagctttattaaaataaaattaagatcttGCGCAAATAGTggcacaaacacacaaacacatctGGGTTTGCAgatgctgtgagcaggagctgctgaagcAGCCGCTCTGTTCCTCCAGCTCCCCTGACCCCAGTGCTGCCGCACCTCCCACATCTCCCACAACTCTTCCCATGCACCCAGAAGAGGGGGGCTTTTCTGCACTACCCCGTGCAAGCAGCCACCACAGGCACCACCCTGAGCCGGCGGCTGTGCCTGTGGAAGTGGCAGTGTCCAGCTGCACTGCTGCTGCATCCTGGATTTTGTAAAAAGGTTCTGCAAGTCCTTACCTCTGAGTCCTTTCCCCGAGGTAGCCCACAAAGTACTTCTGCCTCACAAACAAGTACATCAGGCCGGCAAAGGCGGCAGGAGCTGGGTAAAGGGTAAAACAAGGCATTACAAACACCAGCCTGGGTCTCGTACTGTCCCCATCTGCTGCCTGGGCTGGACCAGGAAATGGGAACCTTCAGCCTCGGGCCGTGGGATGAGCAATGGGGGCAGGACAGAGACCTTTGGACCTTTGTGTGGGAAAAAGAGCACTTGCCTTGCCCTCACACCAGCTTTTTGGAAGACTGTGGGTATAaacctgcctgcagctgcagaaaccTGGTGTGGGTCATGCTGAGCTCGGGAGGGAGAGAGCCAGTTCAGACACTGCTTTCACCAGAAGTAAAAGGCAGGCAATAGATGCACTTCTCTAGGAGCAGGTAGAGGACTATACTATGGTCCAATACTCATTTCCAAGCATGTAAAAAGGGACTTTTCCTCTTTTGCACCTAATTCTAGCTTTCCCCACACCTGCAAGCAAAAGCTCCTCTTCTAGTCAAGAAACTCCTCTCTTGCGTAAAAAATTGCCACAGACCTCAGGAAAGTACTCGGCTTTAGGGTAACTCAAACTGCATTGAAGGGGATCGTATTTAGAAACGCAGACAAATACTCCTGGGCTGCCCTCAGCATTGGGAAGAGCTGAGAGCTCTGGCAATGTAATCAAATGATTCAATTTCCAGTCCTGAGGGTGAATAACATCCAGCACCCAAGTACTAAACCCTCCACTCAAAACAGGGATCTCATATGTAACACCTGTATAGGAAATGTCCCTGGCCTGGGCTGTCCTGAA
Coding sequences within:
- the ALOX5AP gene encoding arachidonate 5-lipoxygenase-activating protein, producing the protein MDQETLGSVALLAIITLISVVQNAFFASKVEHESKHCNGKGFQRPGSSAFDRVYTANQNCGHAYPTFLAVLWCAGLLCSPAPAAFAGLMYLFVRQKYFVGYLGERTQSTPGYLFGKRIILFLFLMSVAGILNYYLIFFFGSDFEMHIKTITSAISPLLLIP